The proteins below come from a single Synechococcus sp. MW101C3 genomic window:
- a CDS encoding NAD(P)H-quinone oxidoreductase subunit F, which yields MTVPPPETASFATSVVETAFLIPLYPLLGAFFSLLWVPGLISRTGPRPAGYINLLFNLVAFLHSLAAWIAFSGTPLTRSWPWLDTAGLSIRFDATINTPVLIAMTMICGIHVLAQVYAIGYLEMDWGWPRFFGCLSVFEAGLCALVLTDSLFFAYVVLELLTLGTYLVVGTWFNQSLVVKGARDAFLTKRVGDLVLLAGLVALLPVAGSWNINALNAWAEQATPSPGLTLILLALIAGPMGKCAQIPLHLWLDEAMEGPFPSTVLRNSVVVLGGAWVLLRLEPLLSVSPTVQAVLVVVGGTTALVGALIALAQIDIKRAVSFLVSSWLGLLFLAVGAGAGDTAWRMLLVYPLPMALVLLALGTVVSSNVSQDLTQLGGLWSRRPLMGIAFLVGGAGLVGLPPLAGFGALRAMTASLSASQAPLLLTAVVLLTNGLISAALVRIFGLIWGGKPSVFTKRSAEVLWLMVLPAMVATGLVLHLPILISRAGIGAEWGPMALPLLASTLLGITAGSVLYLFSTEHLPKLSGPLAGLQEWLAADLHTEGLYRRTVVGLVVALAATSSWVDRILVDGFSNRSGDLALEGARRLSLSTTGRVQAYAFTVLVGVVLMGLWILTRHTPAFLSL from the coding sequence ATGACCGTCCCCCCGCCCGAGACGGCCTCCTTTGCAACGTCCGTCGTTGAGACGGCCTTCCTGATTCCGCTTTATCCCTTGCTGGGGGCGTTCTTCTCCCTGCTCTGGGTGCCCGGGCTCATCTCCCGTACCGGTCCTCGCCCCGCCGGCTACATCAATCTCCTGTTCAACCTGGTGGCGTTCCTGCACAGCCTCGCGGCCTGGATCGCCTTCAGCGGCACCCCGCTGACCCGCAGCTGGCCCTGGCTGGATACCGCCGGCCTGTCGATCCGCTTCGACGCCACGATCAACACGCCGGTGCTGATCGCCATGACCATGATCTGCGGCATCCATGTGCTGGCACAGGTGTATGCGATTGGTTATCTGGAGATGGACTGGGGTTGGCCCCGTTTCTTCGGCTGCCTGAGTGTGTTCGAGGCCGGCCTGTGCGCACTTGTGCTCACCGATTCCCTCTTCTTCGCCTATGTGGTACTGGAGCTGCTCACGCTCGGCACCTATCTGGTGGTGGGTACCTGGTTCAATCAGTCGCTGGTGGTGAAGGGCGCGCGCGATGCCTTCCTCACCAAGCGGGTAGGGGATCTGGTGCTGCTGGCCGGCCTGGTGGCGCTGCTGCCGGTGGCCGGCAGCTGGAACATCAACGCCCTGAATGCCTGGGCCGAGCAGGCCACCCCCAGCCCCGGCCTCACCTTGATCCTGCTGGCCTTGATCGCCGGCCCGATGGGCAAGTGCGCCCAGATCCCGCTGCACCTCTGGCTCGACGAGGCCATGGAAGGCCCCTTCCCCTCCACGGTGCTGCGCAACTCCGTGGTGGTGCTGGGCGGGGCCTGGGTGCTGCTGCGGCTTGAGCCACTGCTGTCGGTGAGCCCCACCGTGCAGGCCGTGCTGGTGGTCGTGGGCGGCACCACCGCGCTGGTGGGCGCCCTGATCGCCCTGGCCCAGATCGACATCAAGCGGGCCGTTTCCTTTCTGGTCAGCAGCTGGCTGGGTCTGCTGTTCCTGGCCGTGGGCGCCGGTGCCGGTGACACCGCCTGGCGCATGCTGCTTGTCTATCCGCTGCCGATGGCCCTGGTGCTGCTGGCCCTGGGCACGGTGGTGTCGAGCAACGTCAGCCAGGACCTCACCCAGCTGGGTGGCCTCTGGTCGCGCCGCCCCTTGATGGGCATCGCTTTCCTGGTGGGGGGCGCCGGCCTGGTGGGGTTGCCGCCGCTGGCTGGCTTCGGTGCCCTGCGGGCCATGACCGCCAGCCTTTCGGCCAGCCAGGCCCCGCTGCTGCTCACCGCCGTGGTGCTGCTCACCAATGGCCTGATCAGCGCCGCACTGGTGCGGATCTTCGGGCTGATCTGGGGCGGCAAGCCCTCGGTGTTCACCAAGCGCTCCGCCGAAGTGCTGTGGCTGATGGTGCTGCCGGCGATGGTGGCCACCGGCCTGGTGCTGCACCTGCCGATCCTGATCAGCCGCGCCGGCATTGGCGCGGAGTGGGGCCCGATGGCGTTGCCGCTGCTCGCCTCCACGCTGCTGGGAATCACGGCCGGGTCGGTGCTCTATCTCTTCTCCACCGAGCACCTGCCCAAGCTGTCCGGCCCCTTGGCCGGCCTGCAGGAATGGCTGGCCGCCGACCTGCACACTGAAGGCCTCTACCGCCGCACCGTGGTGGGTCTGGTGGTGGCGCTGGCGGCCACCAGCAGCTGGGTCGACCGCATCCTGGTGGACGGCTTCAGCAACCGCAGCGGCGACCTGGCCCTGGAGGGGGCGCGCCGCCTCAGCCTCAGCACCACCGGCCGGGTGCAGGCCTATGCCTTCACCGTGCTGGTGGGGGTGGTGTTGATGGGGCTGTGGATCCTCACCCGCCACACGCCCGCCTTTCTCTCCCTCTGA
- a CDS encoding calcium/sodium antiporter, with protein MASVLSIVEIIVGILLLFGGGELFVQGSVALALLLGIPQLVIGLTVVAMGTSAPELFVSVLSTLKGADDIAVSNIVGSNIFNVLVVLGCSALILPLRVHSRLIRRDVPILLAVSMVVWGMASPGRMTWQAGLALLTALVINTIWEIRTAKEEGDADGEIDADEAKGGYLPAFIKLAAGLGLLVWGSQILVKGATAIALSLGVSETLIGLTIVAAGTSMPELVTSIVAALRGKADLAIGNVIGSNLLNQLVILGLCAFISGDRGLSVDPVMIHRDFPIMVATTVACLPIFFSGGVITRLEGGILIGLYGLYLVEQILPYTYPGLDGPIERFTLMALIPALIVLLGWQSMSHWRQTRRLPG; from the coding sequence GTGGCCTCAGTGCTCAGCATCGTCGAGATCATTGTTGGCATCCTGCTGCTGTTCGGCGGTGGCGAGCTGTTCGTGCAGGGGTCGGTGGCGCTCGCCCTGCTGCTCGGCATTCCGCAGCTGGTGATCGGCCTCACGGTGGTGGCCATGGGAACCAGCGCTCCGGAACTGTTCGTGAGCGTGCTCTCCACCCTCAAGGGTGCCGACGACATTGCCGTGAGCAACATCGTTGGCAGCAACATCTTCAACGTGCTGGTGGTGCTGGGTTGCAGTGCTTTGATCCTCCCCCTGCGGGTGCACAGCCGTCTGATCCGGCGCGATGTGCCGATCCTGCTTGCGGTGTCGATGGTGGTGTGGGGCATGGCCTCGCCCGGGCGCATGACCTGGCAGGCGGGCCTGGCGCTGCTGACGGCCCTGGTGATCAACACCATCTGGGAAATCCGCACCGCCAAGGAAGAAGGCGACGCGGATGGAGAGATTGATGCCGATGAGGCCAAGGGCGGCTACCTTCCTGCCTTCATCAAGCTGGCCGCCGGCCTGGGCCTGCTGGTCTGGGGCTCTCAGATCCTGGTGAAAGGGGCCACGGCCATTGCCCTGAGCCTGGGGGTGAGCGAAACCCTGATCGGCCTCACGATCGTGGCGGCGGGCACTTCCATGCCCGAACTGGTCACCTCGATCGTGGCGGCCTTGCGCGGCAAGGCCGACCTGGCGATCGGCAACGTGATCGGCAGCAACCTGTTGAACCAGCTCGTGATCCTCGGGCTCTGTGCCTTCATCTCCGGCGATCGCGGCCTCAGTGTGGATCCTGTGATGATCCACCGCGACTTCCCGATCATGGTGGCCACCACCGTGGCCTGCCTGCCGATCTTCTTCAGCGGCGGGGTGATCACCCGCCTGGAGGGCGGCATCCTGATCGGCCTCTACGGCCTCTATCTGGTTGAGCAGATCCTCCCGTATACCTACCCCGGCCTTGACGGCCCGATCGAGCGCTTCACCCTGATGGCCTTGATTCCTGCCCTGATCGTGCTGCTGGGCTGGCAATCCATGAGCCACTGGCGCCAGACACGTCGCCTTCCCGGCTGA
- a CDS encoding MotA/TolQ/ExbB proton channel family protein, with the protein MGFAALRAGGPVMVPLLLLSIVVLAIGVERLRYWQRWGLSSTRQERLLLDTVSATPAGASRQQREGLELAQLELAMAQGEPVLEAATLISPLLGLIGTVSGLMRVLAELGPDLTLPSGASVQGYGEVLVSTWLGLVVALIAAVLLRTNQGLRQWQRSRLELACLRAAAEAP; encoded by the coding sequence ATGGGTTTCGCGGCGCTGCGTGCCGGTGGTCCGGTGATGGTTCCCCTGCTGCTGCTCTCGATCGTGGTGCTGGCGATCGGCGTAGAGCGGCTGCGCTACTGGCAGCGCTGGGGTCTCAGTTCCACCCGTCAGGAGCGCCTCCTGCTCGACACCGTTTCGGCCACGCCTGCAGGCGCCAGCCGCCAGCAACGGGAAGGCCTTGAGCTGGCCCAGCTGGAGCTGGCCATGGCCCAGGGTGAGCCCGTGCTTGAAGCCGCCACCTTGATCAGCCCCCTGCTGGGCCTGATCGGCACCGTCAGCGGCCTGATGCGTGTGCTCGCCGAGCTCGGCCCCGACCTCACCCTGCCCAGCGGCGCCAGCGTGCAGGGTTACGGCGAGGTGTTGGTCAGCACCTGGCTCGGCCTGGTGGTCGCCCTGATCGCTGCGGTGCTGCTGCGCACCAATCAGGGCTTGCGGCAATGGCAACGCAGCCGTCTGGAGCTGGCCTGCCTGCGCGCTGCGGCCGAGGCCCCATGA
- the cysK gene encoding cysteine synthase A, with translation MTTIFADSSFSIGRTPMVRLNRVVGDCKATVLAKIEGRNPAYSVKCRIGAAMIWQAEKDGLLGAGKELIEPTSGNTGIALAFVAASRGIPLTLTMPETMSLERRKLLAAYGAKLELTEGRLGMTGAVGRAREIAASNPDRYVLLQQFANPANPQIHHDTTGPEIWADTDGAIDVLVAGVGTGGTITGVSRYIKNTLGKPLVSVAVEPVNSPVISQTKAGQPIQPGPHKIQGIGAGFVPDNLDVELVDRVETVSDQEAVAMARRLMREEGILAGISCGAATVAALRLAAEEAYAGKTIVVVLPDSGERYLSSVLFEGVFDEAGLAIAGR, from the coding sequence ATGACCACGATCTTCGCCGACAGCAGCTTCAGCATCGGGCGCACGCCGATGGTGCGGCTCAACCGGGTGGTGGGTGACTGCAAGGCCACCGTGCTGGCCAAGATCGAGGGCCGCAACCCCGCCTATTCGGTGAAGTGCCGCATCGGCGCCGCCATGATCTGGCAAGCGGAGAAAGATGGCCTGCTGGGAGCCGGCAAGGAGCTGATCGAGCCCACCAGCGGCAACACCGGCATCGCCCTGGCCTTCGTGGCGGCGTCCCGCGGCATTCCGCTCACGCTCACGATGCCTGAAACGATGAGCCTTGAGCGGCGCAAGCTGCTGGCGGCCTACGGCGCCAAGCTCGAACTCACCGAGGGCCGGCTCGGCATGACCGGGGCCGTGGGACGGGCCCGCGAGATCGCCGCCTCCAACCCCGACCGCTACGTGCTGCTGCAGCAGTTCGCCAACCCGGCCAACCCCCAGATCCACCACGACACCACCGGTCCGGAGATCTGGGCCGACACCGATGGCGCCATCGATGTGCTGGTGGCCGGTGTGGGAACGGGCGGCACGATCACCGGCGTGAGCCGCTACATCAAGAACACCCTGGGCAAGCCGCTGGTGTCGGTGGCGGTGGAGCCGGTGAACAGCCCGGTGATCAGCCAGACCAAAGCAGGCCAGCCGATCCAGCCCGGCCCCCACAAGATCCAGGGCATCGGCGCCGGCTTCGTGCCGGACAACCTGGACGTGGAACTGGTGGACCGGGTGGAGACAGTGAGTGATCAGGAGGCGGTGGCGATGGCCCGGCGGCTGATGCGCGAGGAGGGAATCCTGGCCGGCATCTCCTGCGGTGCCGCCACGGTGGCTGCCCTGCGCCTTGCTGCGGAAGAGGCCTACGCCGGCAAAACGATCGTGGTGGTGCTGCCCGATTCCGGCGAGCGCTACCTCAGCTCCGTGTTGTTCGAAGGCGTGTTCGACGAGGCCGGGCTGGCGATCGCGGGCCGCTGA